One genomic region from Gammaproteobacteria bacterium encodes:
- a CDS encoding trypsin-like peptidase domain-containing protein: MKELGTTIAAGVLLAFAMPLQAAEWSSTIERTAPSIVSIQVDSVRAFDTEWNASAQGTGFIVDAERGIILTNRHIVQSGPVTAQAVFRNHEVVDLKPIYRDPVHDFGFFQYDPDDLKFIEPQSIRLRPDRATVGREIRVIGNDAGEQLSILAGTLARLDREAPNYGRGYYNDFNTFYIQAASGTSGGSSGSPVIDIDGNAVALNAGGRADAASSYYLPLDRVARALRIIQSGGEPSRGTLQTTFVHKPFDELRRLGLAEGTEARVRTRSPDETGMLVVEQVLPGGAADGLLQPGDILVELGAALTTRFPSLEAGLDEAVGEQLRLRVERGGKSVELELTVTDLHAITPARLIEFGGAVVNRLSYQQARGLYREQRGVYVANPGYVLNRAGIPRGAVITAVQGEPVEDLDAFRKLLLQTGQDERLRLRYYDFQEPRRDVVSVMTMDWRWHPAQDCRRNDRRGLWDCEPLAPGSSAGSVDQEVRSLRFPDYGDATMNRIARSTVFIEFDMPYLINGVGTPNYFGTGLVVDAERGLVLADRNTVPVSMGDVRLTFGGSVELEGHVIYVHPLHNLAIIQYDPVLLGDTRVRSAELAVRPAQPGEEVSVIGFRPNQALRMKGSRVQDISPLQLPLSSSFQFREANMSVVRLETPPDGDGVLLDEDGKVLGVWSSFSYQSGRGISQTFAGIPSIYIQDLLPLARAGRDTELRSLEVELYFMPLASARKLGLPQAWAERIEAASERERRVLAVDRTVAGSPAEQLLEQGDLVLAVEGQVATDFRVVEEASQKQSVELTILRDGKVLTAVISTVALSGRDTDRLLVWAGAQLHEPHRAVAVQRGIPREGLLVAFYNFGSPASHYGLGPGRRIVAVDDQPVSGIDDFLDVVSDKQQGDAVRLKTALWDGRIEIITLELDLHYWPTYEVRRNNGNWQRLLVRD; the protein is encoded by the coding sequence ATGAAAGAACTTGGAACGACAATTGCCGCAGGCGTGTTGCTGGCGTTTGCGATGCCTCTCCAGGCTGCTGAATGGTCGAGCACCATCGAGCGCACTGCACCATCGATCGTCAGCATCCAGGTCGATTCGGTTCGCGCCTTCGATACGGAATGGAATGCCTCGGCGCAGGGAACCGGTTTCATTGTCGACGCCGAGCGCGGCATCATCCTGACCAACCGGCACATCGTGCAGTCCGGTCCGGTAACGGCACAGGCTGTCTTCCGCAATCACGAGGTCGTCGATCTCAAGCCGATCTACCGTGACCCGGTCCATGACTTCGGCTTTTTCCAGTACGACCCGGATGACCTGAAATTCATCGAACCGCAGAGCATCCGGCTGCGTCCTGATCGTGCCACGGTCGGACGCGAGATCCGGGTGATCGGCAACGATGCGGGCGAGCAGCTCTCCATCCTGGCCGGCACGCTGGCCCGTCTTGATCGTGAAGCGCCGAACTACGGGCGCGGCTACTACAACGACTTCAATACTTTCTACATCCAGGCGGCCTCCGGTACCTCCGGCGGCTCTTCCGGCTCGCCGGTGATCGACATTGATGGCAATGCGGTTGCCCTGAATGCCGGCGGACGGGCCGATGCAGCGTCGAGCTACTACCTGCCACTGGACCGCGTGGCACGCGCACTGCGCATCATTCAGTCGGGCGGTGAACCGAGCCGCGGTACCTTGCAGACCACCTTCGTTCACAAGCCCTTCGACGAGTTGCGTCGTCTCGGCCTGGCGGAGGGTACCGAAGCGCGGGTACGTACCAGGAGTCCGGACGAGACCGGCATGCTGGTGGTCGAGCAGGTGCTGCCGGGCGGCGCGGCCGATGGCCTCTTGCAGCCGGGCGACATCCTGGTCGAACTGGGCGCTGCATTGACCACCCGTTTCCCGTCCCTGGAAGCAGGACTGGACGAGGCGGTTGGCGAGCAGCTGCGCCTGCGGGTCGAGCGGGGCGGCAAGTCGGTGGAGCTGGAACTGACGGTGACCGATCTCCATGCCATCACGCCGGCGCGATTGATCGAATTCGGCGGCGCCGTGGTCAACCGCTTGTCATACCAGCAGGCTCGCGGCCTTTATCGCGAGCAGCGCGGTGTCTACGTGGCCAACCCCGGTTACGTGCTCAACCGGGCCGGCATTCCGCGCGGTGCCGTCATCACGGCGGTGCAGGGAGAGCCGGTCGAGGATCTCGATGCCTTCCGCAAGCTTTTGCTCCAGACAGGGCAGGACGAGCGCCTGCGCCTGCGTTACTACGATTTCCAGGAACCGCGCCGCGATGTCGTGAGCGTGATGACCATGGACTGGCGCTGGCATCCGGCACAGGACTGTCGGCGTAACGACCGGCGCGGCCTGTGGGATTGCGAACCGCTGGCGCCTGGCAGTTCGGCCGGCAGTGTCGACCAGGAAGTTCGCAGCCTGCGCTTCCCGGATTATGGTGACGCCACCATGAACCGCATCGCCCGGTCGACCGTGTTCATCGAATTCGACATGCCGTACCTGATCAATGGCGTGGGTACCCCGAACTACTTCGGTACCGGCCTGGTGGTCGATGCGGAGCGTGGCCTGGTGCTTGCCGATCGCAACACGGTGCCCGTTTCCATGGGCGACGTACGACTGACCTTCGGTGGCTCGGTCGAGCTCGAGGGGCATGTCATCTATGTCCATCCGCTGCACAATCTCGCGATCATCCAGTACGACCCCGTCCTGCTTGGCGATACACGGGTACGCTCGGCCGAGCTCGCCGTGCGTCCCGCGCAGCCGGGGGAGGAAGTCAGCGTGATCGGATTCCGTCCCAACCAGGCGCTGCGGATGAAGGGTTCCAGGGTGCAGGACATTTCGCCGCTGCAGCTGCCGTTGTCTTCCTCTTTCCAGTTTCGCGAAGCCAACATGTCGGTAGTGCGCCTTGAAACGCCACCGGATGGCGACGGTGTGCTGCTCGACGAGGATGGCAAGGTGCTAGGCGTGTGGTCGAGTTTTTCCTACCAGTCCGGGCGCGGCATTTCGCAGACCTTTGCGGGCATTCCATCGATCTACATCCAGGATCTCCTGCCGCTGGCGAGAGCCGGCCGCGATACCGAACTGCGTTCGCTGGAAGTGGAGCTTTACTTCATGCCGCTGGCCAGTGCGCGCAAGCTGGGATTGCCCCAGGCGTGGGCCGAGCGCATCGAGGCCGCGAGCGAACGAGAGCGCCGGGTGCTTGCCGTGGATCGAACGGTTGCCGGCTCGCCTGCCGAGCAGCTGCTGGAGCAGGGCGACCTGGTGCTTGCTGTAGAGGGACAGGTGGCAACCGATTTCCGGGTGGTCGAAGAGGCCAGCCAGAAGCAGAGCGTGGAGCTCACCATACTGCGTGATGGCAAGGTCCTGACGGCGGTCATATCAACGGTCGCCTTGAGTGGTCGCGATACCGATCGCCTGCTGGTCTGGGCCGGTGCCCAGTTGCACGAGCCGCATCGCGCCGTGGCCGTACAGCGCGGCATTCCACGCGAGGGCCTGCTGGTCGCGTTCTACAATTTCGGTTCGCCGGCCTCGCATTACGGCCTGGGACCGGGGCGTCGGATCGTTGCGGTCGACGACCAGCCCGTCAGTGGCATCGATGACTTCCTGGACGTGGTATCCGACAAGCAACAGGGTGATGCCGTTCGCCTGAAGACTGCCTTGTGGGATGGCCGGATCGAAATCATCACCCTCGAGCTGGACCTGCACTACTGGCCGACCTATGAAGTTCGCCGCAACAACGGCAACTGGCAACGACTGCTGGTTCGCGACTGA
- a CDS encoding carbohydrate kinase family protein: MSALICGSMAYDNIMLFDGHFKDHILPDKVHMLNVAFLVPELRRNFGGCAGNIAYNLKLLGGDGHAMGTVGQDFKPYAEWLKQHGIDDRYLKVIDDAYTAQAYITTDKDDNQITAFHPGAMNCSHENVVPTDAGVSLGIIAPDGRDGMVQHALQFAEAGIPFVFDPGQGLPMFDGDDLLTFIDQATYVAVNDYESQMLADRTGLSPADIAKRVDALIVTRGGEGSIIYTEGKRLDIAAVRPSELKDPTGCGDAYRAGLLFGLMNDFDWTTVGNIASLMGSLKIAHNGTQNHAFSADEFASRFKDAFGYAF, translated from the coding sequence ATGTCGGCACTGATCTGCGGCTCCATGGCCTATGACAACATCATGCTCTTTGACGGGCACTTCAAGGATCACATCCTTCCCGACAAGGTGCACATGCTCAATGTCGCCTTCCTGGTGCCGGAGCTGCGCCGGAATTTCGGCGGTTGTGCCGGCAACATCGCCTACAACCTCAAGCTGCTGGGCGGCGATGGCCATGCCATGGGCACGGTGGGGCAGGACTTCAAGCCGTATGCCGAATGGCTGAAACAGCATGGCATCGATGACCGCTATCTGAAGGTGATCGATGACGCCTACACCGCACAGGCCTACATCACCACGGACAAGGATGACAACCAGATCACGGCCTTCCATCCCGGTGCGATGAACTGTTCGCACGAGAATGTCGTGCCGACCGATGCCGGCGTGTCGCTGGGCATCATCGCGCCCGATGGTCGCGATGGCATGGTCCAGCATGCGCTGCAGTTCGCCGAGGCCGGCATTCCGTTCGTCTTCGACCCGGGCCAGGGCCTGCCGATGTTCGACGGCGACGACCTGCTGACCTTCATCGACCAGGCGACGTATGTTGCGGTCAATGACTACGAGTCGCAGATGCTGGCCGATCGCACCGGCCTGTCGCCGGCCGACATTGCCAAGCGCGTCGATGCATTGATTGTCACGCGCGGCGGGGAAGGTTCGATCATCTACACCGAGGGCAAGCGCCTGGATATCGCTGCGGTCAGACCGAGCGAACTCAAGGACCCGACGGGTTGTGGCGATGCCTATCGTGCCGGCCTGCTGTTCGGCCTGATGAACGACTTCGACTGGACCACGGTCGGCAACATTGCGTCACTGATGGGTTCCTTGAAGATCGCGCACAATGGCACGCAGAACCATGCCTTCTCGGCTGACGAGTTTGCGTCGCGCTTCAAGGATGCTTTCGGTTACGCCTTCTGA
- a CDS encoding diacylglycerol kinase, which yields MADGLKGIARLKRAMRVTSKAFAWAAKNEEAVQLELLGLFFLTPLAFWLGDSAVERVLLIGSLLLLLLVELLNSAIESAIDRIGPEHHELSGRAKDLGSAAVFVAMLIVALSWGLVLLG from the coding sequence ATGGCCGATGGCCTGAAAGGCATCGCCAGGCTCAAGCGCGCCATGCGCGTGACGAGCAAGGCTTTTGCCTGGGCAGCGAAGAACGAAGAGGCCGTGCAGCTGGAGCTGCTCGGCCTTTTCTTTTTGACACCGCTGGCGTTCTGGCTGGGCGATTCCGCGGTGGAACGCGTGCTGCTGATCGGCAGCCTGCTGCTTCTGTTGCTGGTCGAGTTGCTGAACTCGGCCATCGAGTCCGCCATCGATCGCATCGGTCCCGAGCATCACGAACTGTCGGGGCGTGCCAAGGACCTCGGCTCGGCCGCGGTGTTCGTTGCAATGCTCATTGTCGCGCTCAGCTGGGGGCTGGTACTGCTGGGGTGA
- the gcvPB gene encoding aminomethyl-transferring glycine dehydrogenase subunit GcvPB, whose translation MLIFEHSRSGRRAFAQAPAEMSDISDIPAKFRRESKPLLPECSEMDTVRHYTRLSQKNFSIDTHFYPLGSCTMKYNPRACNTLAMIPEFLTRHPLAPDSTGQGFMESMYELQEILRGVTGMKGGVSLTPMAGAQGELAGVMMIRAYHDARGDHERREIIVPDAAHGTNPATAVMCGCKVREIPTDKNGDVDVEALKEVVGPKTAGIMLTNPSTLGVFERKIKEISKIVHDAGGLLYYDGANLNAILGKVRPGDMGFDVIHMNLHKTFSTPHGGGGPGSGAIGVSERLAPFMPIPIVGKEDDGKGGARYRWLDEKDLPQSIGRLSAWMGNAGVNLRAYVYARLLGREGMKRVSEFATLNANYMMKKMSDAGFDLAFPNRRATHEFIVTLKKQAKELDVTAMDFAKRLLDLGYHAPTTYFPLLVPECLLIEPTETESRESLDGFIDAMVAIQKEAETDAETLKGAPYTLPVRRLDDVRAAKQLDLTWSPDRDSAA comes from the coding sequence ATGCTGATCTTCGAACACTCCCGCTCCGGACGCCGCGCCTTTGCGCAGGCGCCGGCCGAGATGAGCGACATCTCCGACATTCCGGCAAAGTTCCGCCGCGAGTCGAAGCCGCTGCTGCCTGAATGCTCGGAAATGGATACCGTGCGTCATTACACGCGCCTGTCGCAGAAGAATTTCTCCATCGACACGCATTTCTACCCGCTGGGTTCCTGCACCATGAAATACAACCCGCGGGCCTGCAACACGCTGGCGATGATTCCTGAATTCCTGACGCGCCATCCGCTGGCGCCGGATTCGACCGGCCAGGGCTTCATGGAATCCATGTACGAGTTGCAGGAAATCCTGCGAGGTGTGACCGGCATGAAGGGTGGCGTTTCGCTGACCCCGATGGCCGGTGCCCAGGGCGAGCTGGCAGGCGTGATGATGATTCGTGCCTACCACGACGCACGTGGCGATCACGAACGTCGTGAAATCATCGTGCCCGATGCAGCGCATGGCACGAACCCGGCAACGGCCGTGATGTGCGGTTGCAAGGTGCGCGAAATCCCGACCGACAAGAATGGCGACGTCGATGTCGAAGCCTTGAAGGAAGTGGTCGGCCCTAAGACGGCCGGCATCATGCTGACCAATCCGTCGACCCTTGGCGTGTTCGAGCGCAAGATCAAGGAGATCTCCAAGATCGTCCATGACGCCGGCGGACTGCTTTATTACGACGGTGCCAACCTCAACGCGATTCTCGGCAAGGTGCGCCCGGGTGACATGGGTTTCGATGTCATTCACATGAACCTGCACAAGACCTTTTCCACCCCGCACGGCGGTGGTGGTCCCGGCTCGGGTGCCATCGGCGTGTCCGAGCGCCTTGCGCCGTTCATGCCGATTCCGATTGTCGGCAAGGAAGACGACGGCAAGGGCGGCGCACGTTACCGCTGGCTGGACGAGAAGGACCTGCCGCAGTCCATTGGCCGCCTGAGTGCATGGATGGGCAATGCGGGCGTGAACCTGCGAGCGTATGTCTACGCGCGCCTGCTGGGCCGTGAGGGCATGAAGCGCGTGTCCGAGTTCGCCACGCTGAATGCCAACTACATGATGAAGAAGATGAGCGATGCCGGTTTCGACCTGGCCTTCCCGAATCGTCGTGCCACGCACGAATTCATCGTGACGCTGAAGAAGCAGGCCAAGGAGCTGGATGTCACGGCGATGGACTTCGCCAAGCGCCTGCTGGATCTCGGCTACCATGCACCGACGACCTACTTCCCGCTGCTGGTGCCGGAGTGCCTGCTGATCGAGCCGACCGAGACCGAGTCGCGCGAATCGCTGGATGGTTTCATCGACGCCATGGTCGCGATCCAGAAGGAAGCCGAAACGGATGCCGAAACCCTGAAGGGTGCACCGTACACCTTGCCGGTGCGGCGCCTGGACGATGTCAGGGCAGCCAAGCAGCTGGACCTGACCTGGAGTCCGGACCGGGACTCGGCCGCCTGA
- the tpx gene encoding thiol peroxidase — protein sequence MAKTMLGDNEVTLSGDLPKVGDAAPDFSLVDGDLQDKSLGDFAGKKKLLNIFPSMDTPTCALSTKKFNDHAKAHDDTVMLMVSADLPFAQKRFCGDEGLENVISLSTMRGREGFDKGYGLFIQDGPLAGVTARAVVVIDANDKVVHTELVPNIGDEPDYNAALEALDKC from the coding sequence ATGGCGAAGACGATGCTGGGTGACAATGAAGTGACACTGAGCGGTGACCTGCCGAAGGTTGGCGATGCTGCTCCGGATTTCTCGCTGGTTGATGGCGACCTGCAGGACAAGAGCCTGGGGGACTTTGCCGGCAAGAAGAAGCTGCTGAACATCTTCCCGAGCATGGATACGCCGACCTGCGCACTGTCCACCAAGAAGTTCAATGACCACGCCAAGGCCCATGACGATACCGTCATGCTGATGGTGTCTGCCGACCTGCCGTTTGCGCAGAAGCGCTTCTGCGGCGACGAAGGCCTGGAGAATGTCATCTCGCTGTCGACCATGCGTGGCCGCGAAGGCTTCGACAAGGGCTATGGCCTGTTCATCCAGGACGGTCCGCTGGCCGGCGTCACGGCTCGTGCCGTGGTCGTCATCGATGCGAACGACAAGGTCGTTCACACGGAACTCGTGCCGAACATCGGCGACGAGCCTGATTACAACGCTGCACTCGAGGCGCTCGACAAATGCTGA
- the gcvPA gene encoding aminomethyl-transferring glycine dehydrogenase subunit GcvPA: MPFIPHTEKDIRDMLATIGVDSVEKLFDEIPAELRVDDLPGVPEAASEMEISRIMHERAAKDGMALNFIGAGAYEHHIPAAVWEITTRGEFYSAYTPYQAEASQGTLQLLYEFQTMMASLTGMEVSNASLYDGATSLAEASLMAVRANRKSKSKKILLPATVNPLYRKVAKAICTTQDIEFVSLPYDAKTGVTDLDSLKQYDGEDITALVIPQPNFFGHLEDGDAMTDWARANNVMTIAVVNPMALSIIKPPGEWGSDGEGVDIVCGEGQPLGVPLSSGGPYYGILCARKAHARQMPGRIIGRTVDLDGKEGFALTLQAREQHIRRSKATSNICTNQGLLVTASTIYMSLLGAEGLSRVAAASHANTRDLVKALTAIDGVSVHFEGPNFHEAVLKLDRPVQPVLEGLADRGIVGGFALVKDYPELEGCVLVCATETRTAKDIESYVDALRDVFANVSAA, translated from the coding sequence ATGCCTTTCATTCCGCATACGGAAAAAGATATCCGCGACATGCTCGCGACCATCGGTGTCGACAGCGTCGAAAAGCTGTTTGACGAGATTCCCGCCGAGCTGCGCGTGGACGACCTGCCGGGCGTCCCCGAGGCAGCCAGCGAGATGGAAATTTCGCGCATCATGCACGAGCGCGCCGCGAAGGACGGCATGGCGCTGAACTTCATCGGTGCCGGCGCCTACGAGCATCACATTCCGGCCGCCGTCTGGGAAATCACCACGCGCGGCGAGTTCTATTCGGCCTATACGCCTTACCAGGCAGAGGCCAGCCAGGGCACGCTGCAGCTGCTGTACGAATTCCAGACCATGATGGCCTCGCTGACCGGCATGGAAGTGTCGAACGCATCGCTTTACGACGGTGCGACCTCGCTGGCCGAGGCGAGCCTGATGGCCGTTCGTGCGAATCGCAAGTCGAAGTCCAAGAAAATCCTGCTGCCGGCAACGGTCAATCCCTTGTACCGCAAGGTGGCCAAGGCCATCTGCACGACGCAGGACATCGAATTCGTTTCGCTGCCCTATGACGCGAAGACCGGTGTCACTGATCTCGATTCGCTGAAGCAGTACGACGGCGAGGACATCACTGCATTGGTGATTCCGCAGCCGAACTTCTTCGGTCACCTGGAAGATGGTGATGCGATGACCGACTGGGCGCGGGCCAACAATGTCATGACCATTGCGGTCGTGAACCCGATGGCGCTTTCCATCATCAAGCCGCCGGGCGAGTGGGGCAGTGATGGCGAAGGCGTGGACATCGTCTGCGGCGAAGGCCAGCCGCTGGGTGTGCCGTTGAGCTCCGGTGGTCCGTATTACGGCATTCTCTGTGCCCGCAAGGCACATGCCCGCCAGATGCCGGGTCGCATCATTGGTCGCACGGTCGACCTCGACGGCAAGGAAGGTTTTGCCCTGACCCTGCAGGCGCGCGAGCAGCACATCCGCCGCTCCAAGGCGACCTCTAACATCTGCACCAACCAGGGCCTGCTGGTCACGGCATCGACGATCTACATGTCCTTGCTCGGTGCCGAAGGGCTGTCGCGCGTGGCAGCGGCTTCGCATGCCAACACCCGCGACCTGGTGAAGGCGCTGACCGCCATCGATGGCGTGTCGGTACATTTCGAAGGGCCGAATTTCCACGAAGCCGTGCTGAAGCTCGATCGACCCGTGCAGCCGGTGCTCGAAGGCCTGGCCGACCGCGGCATTGTCGGTGGCTTTGCGCTCGTGAAGGACTACCCGGAACTGGAAGGCTGCGTGCTGGTCTGTGCGACCGAGACGCGCACTGCGAAAGATATCGAGAGCTACGTCGACGCATTGCGCGACGTGTTCGCAAACGTTTCTGCAGCTTGA
- the gcvH gene encoding glycine cleavage system protein GcvH: MSNVPGELLYTKSHEWIRKEDDGSVTIGITDHAQAALGDLVFVEAPEAGDSVDAGDAVAVVESVKAASDVYAPIAGEILAGNDDLADTPESVNTDPYGEGWIMKLKPADASDLDGLMDAAAYEATLDD, encoded by the coding sequence ATGAGCAACGTACCCGGTGAACTGCTTTACACCAAGTCGCACGAGTGGATTCGCAAGGAAGACGATGGCAGCGTGACCATCGGCATCACCGACCATGCGCAGGCAGCGCTGGGCGACCTGGTTTTCGTCGAGGCGCCGGAAGCCGGTGACTCCGTGGATGCCGGCGATGCCGTGGCCGTGGTCGAATCGGTCAAGGCCGCTTCCGACGTCTATGCGCCGATTGCCGGCGAGATCCTGGCGGGCAACGATGACCTGGCGGACACGCCGGAAAGCGTCAACACCGATCCTTACGGCGAAGGCTGGATCATGAAGCTCAAGCCTGCCGATGCGTCCGACCTCGACGGCCTGATGGACGCGGCTGCCTACGAAGCCACCCTGGACGACTGA
- the gcvT gene encoding glycine cleavage system aminomethyltransferase GcvT: MGNRTPLYEQHVEMGARMVDFGGWDMPVNYGSQIEEHHAVRQDAGMFDVSHMTVVDLAGERTRDFLRYLLANDVAKLQTPGKALYTCMLNEDGGIIDDLIVYFLAEDFFRMVVNASTRDKDLAWIEKQAKAFDVEVTERSDYAMVAVQGPQARDKAATVLPAAHREAALALKPFSAVACDEWFVARTGYTGEDGWEVMIPAEQVAEAWQAFARAGIAPCGLGARDTLRLEAALNLYGSDMDESTTPLVSALGWTVALEPEDRDFIGRKALEAQKSAGVPQKLVGLVLEERGVLRGHQKVVTEAGDGEVTSGTFSPTLQRSIALARIPKDAGETVQVEIRGKQLAARVVKPPFARNGEVKVAL, translated from the coding sequence ATGGGAAACCGTACACCCTTGTATGAGCAGCACGTTGAAATGGGCGCCCGCATGGTCGATTTCGGTGGCTGGGACATGCCCGTCAATTACGGTTCCCAGATCGAAGAACACCACGCCGTGCGCCAGGATGCCGGCATGTTCGATGTCTCCCACATGACGGTGGTGGACCTTGCCGGTGAACGCACGCGTGATTTCCTGCGCTATTTGCTGGCGAATGACGTGGCCAAATTGCAGACGCCAGGTAAAGCGCTTTATACCTGCATGTTGAACGAAGATGGCGGTATTATCGACGATCTTATCGTCTACTTCCTCGCCGAGGATTTCTTCCGGATGGTGGTCAATGCCAGCACCCGCGACAAGGACCTGGCGTGGATCGAGAAGCAGGCCAAGGCGTTCGATGTCGAGGTTACCGAGCGCAGCGACTATGCCATGGTCGCCGTGCAGGGCCCGCAGGCCCGCGACAAGGCGGCCACCGTGCTGCCGGCCGCGCACCGCGAGGCGGCGCTGGCCTTGAAGCCGTTTTCGGCCGTGGCCTGCGATGAATGGTTCGTGGCTCGCACCGGCTACACCGGTGAGGATGGCTGGGAAGTCATGATCCCGGCAGAGCAGGTTGCCGAGGCATGGCAGGCATTCGCCAGGGCCGGTATTGCACCCTGCGGCCTGGGCGCACGCGACACCCTGCGCCTGGAAGCGGCGCTGAACCTTTACGGCTCGGACATGGATGAATCCACCACGCCGCTCGTGTCTGCGCTGGGCTGGACCGTGGCTCTCGAGCCGGAAGACCGCGATTTCATCGGCCGCAAGGCGCTGGAGGCCCAGAAGTCAGCTGGCGTGCCGCAGAAGCTGGTCGGCCTGGTGCTGGAGGAGCGCGGCGTGCTGCGAGGCCACCAGAAGGTCGTGACCGAGGCCGGCGACGGCGAAGTCACATCGGGTACTTTCTCGCCGACGCTGCAGCGCTCGATCGCGCTGGCGCGGATTCCGAAGGACGCCGGCGAGACGGTGCAGGTCGAGATTCGCGGCAAGCAGCTGGCCGCACGGGTGGTGAAGCCGCCGTTTGCCCGCAATGGCGAGGTGAAGGTGGCGCTGTAA